A section of the Diabrotica virgifera virgifera chromosome 8, PGI_DIABVI_V3a genome encodes:
- the LOC126890289 gene encoding uncharacterized protein LOC126890289, with translation MNINKNKFMEISKNPVDNIHLTLEVSQQPANVSTNNTQESSEFVFQRRQRRSYANAAASSRPKNQNVVNAINDPTLSEYLIKDLPKDICNKRTFFRQLNATKLLSNKIHSCKVLSHGIANLRLFNSINAEDIEKSIHKATGQTMVTVHSRNKNSNSSNRDPTYLFCITGIDVDYTEDEITTFLAEQEFPVEKLWRVKSFRLGRDSKVVKVVTKSLDKYTTALSRGITLDGEIYNVELPHSSDPTIPTPKYCSKCCTNGHSIDECPEKAFVCPHCGGNHKSSVCTKQQDPKCPNCSGEHPAYSNKCPERHTIPTAPHEVQPLSIERSFPPFDLPTKTKNILSIQTALLLNMLPELREHIAAITANLISQVYRSHHG, from the exons atgaacataaataaaaacaaattcatgGAGATCTCAAAAAACCCTGTTGACAACATACATCTGACATTGGAGG TCTCACAACAACCAGCAAACGTCAGCACAAACAATACCCAAGAATCTTCTGAATTCGTCTTCCAACGAAGACAACGCCGATCATATGCCAACGCCGCAGCGAGTTCTCGCCCCAAAAACCAGAACGTAGTGAATGCCATTAATGATCCTACATTGTCCGAGTACCTAATAAAAGATCTGCCAAAAGATATTTGCAATAAACGTACCTTCTTTCGGCAACTAAATGCCACAAAACTCCTTTCAAACAAAATCCACTCTTGCAAAGTTCTTTCTCACGGTATCGCTAACTTGCGACTTTTTAACTCTATAAATGCAGAAGACATCGAGAAAAGTATCCATAAAGCCACAGGCCAAACTATGGTTACGGTCCACAGCCGTAACAAAAACTCAAATTCCAGCAACAGAGATCCTACTTACCTCTTCTGCATAACAGGAATCGATGTGGACTATACGGAGGACGAAATCACTACCTTCCTTGCCGAACAGGAATTCCCAGTTGAAAAACTGTGGAGAGTTAAATCTTTCAGACTCGGCAGGGATTCCAAGGTGGTCAAGGTAGTGACAAAATCTCTCGATAAGTACACCACTGCACTGAGCCGAGGCATTACTCTAGACGGAGAAATCTATAATGTCGAACTTCCTCACAGCTCCGATCCAACAATACCTACtcccaaatattgcagcaaatgctgcACAAACGGACATTCCATCGACGAATGCCCTgaaaaagcattcgtctgccctCACTGCGGCGGCAATCACAAGTCTAGTGTCTGCACCAAACAGCAAGATCCAAAATGCCCTAATTGCAGCGGTGAACACCCTGCCTATTCTAACAAGTGCCCAGAGAGACACACAATCCCTACCGCACCACACGAGGTACAGCCACTTtcgatcgaaagatcattccctcCCTTCGATCTACCAACAAAAACCAAAAACATCCTGTCGATCCAAACTGCTTTGCTGCTGAATATGTTGCCTGAACTTCGTGAGCATATCGCAGCCATCACGGCTAACCTGATTAGCCAAGTCTATCGCAGCCATCACGGCTAA